The Coffea arabica cultivar ET-39 chromosome 4e, Coffea Arabica ET-39 HiFi, whole genome shotgun sequence genome includes a window with the following:
- the LOC113740567 gene encoding V-type proton ATPase subunit c''2 yields the protein MESSSSWSRALVQISPYTFSAVGIAIAIGVSVLGAAWGIFITGSSLIGAAIKAPRITSKNLISVIFCEAVAIYGVIVAIILQTKLESVPTSQIYAPESLRAGYSIFASGIIVGFANLVCGLCVGIIGSSCALSDAQNSTLFVKILVIEIFGSALGLFGVIVGIIMSAQASWPSKNA from the exons ATGGAGTCTTCGAGCTCATGGTCGCGGGCTTTGGTTCAGATCTCGCCCTACACTTTCTCCGCCGTCGGAATCGCCATCGCCATCGGTGTCTCTGTCCTCGGCGCTGCTTG GGGGATATTTATAACTGGAAGCAGTTTAATTGGTGCAGCTATTAAAGCCCCTCGCATTACATCAAAAAATCTTATCAG CGTAATTTTTTGTGAGGCTGTAGCTATATATGGAGTTATTGTGGCTATCATTCTTCAGACAAAGTTAGAGAGTGTCCCTACTTCCCAGATATATGCTCCAGAATCCCTTAGAGCAGGCTACTCCATCTTTGCTTCAGGAATAATTGTGGGCTTTGCAAATCTTGTCTGTGG GTTATGTGTGGGAATAATTGGAAGCAGCTGTGCTTTGTCTGATGCACAGAACTCCACACTGTTTGTTAAGATTTTGGTTATCGAAATTTTTGGTAGCGCACTTGGACTGTTTGGAGTCATTGTTGGAATCATCATGTCGGCACAAGCTTCATGGCCCTCAAAGAATGCATGA
- the LOC113742726 gene encoding caffeoylshikimate esterase: MPSEPPPNFWGDMPEEEYYASQGVRNTKSYFDTPNGKLFTQSFLPLDPQEPIKGTVYMSHGYGSDTGWLFQKICMSYTTWGYAVFAADLLGHGRSEGIPCYLGDMQKIAGASLYFFKSMRNSEEYKHLPAFLFGESMGGLATLLMYFQSDPDTWTGVIFSAPLFVIPEPMQPSRVRLFVYGLLFGMADTWAAMPDNKMVGKAIRDPEKLKIIAGNPRRYTGPPRVGTMRELVRQTEYVQNNFHKVTVPFLTVHGTSDGVTCPSGSKMLYEKASSQDKTLKLYDGMYHSLIQGEPDESANLVLADMRAWIDERAQKYGPKAKCNGYS; encoded by the exons ATGCCATCAGAACCACCCCCAAACTTCTGGGGCGACATGCCGGAGGAGGAATACTACGCCTCCCAGGGCGTCCGCAACACCAAGTCCTACTTCGACACCCCAAACGGAAAACTCTTTACACAGTCATTTCTTCCACTGGACCCTCAAGAACCCATCAAGGGTACGGTGTACATGAGCCACGGTTACGGCTCCGACACCGGCTGGCTCTTCCAGAAGATATGCATGAGCTATACCACCTGGGGATACGCCGTCTTCGCCGCCGACCTCCTTGGTCATGGCCGGTCGGAAGGCATCCCGTGCTACCTCGGCGATATGCAGAAGATCGCCGGTGCGTCGTTGTATTTTTTCAAGAGCATGAGGAACAGTGAAGAGTACAAGCATTTGCCGGCCTTTCTGTTTGGGGAGTCAATGGGTGGACTGGCTACTTTGCTCATGTACTTCCAATCTGATCCTGACACCTGGACTGGAGTGATCTTTTCGGCCCCACTTTTTGTCATCCCCGAACCTATGCAGCCGTCCAGG GTGCGGCTATTCGTGTATGGATTGTTATTTGGCATGGCGGATACGTGGGCAGCAATGCCAGACAATAAGATGGTGGGAAAGGCTATAAGAGACCCTGAGAAGTTGAAGATCATTGCCGGAAATCCAAGAAGATATACAGGTCCGCCCAGGGTTGGGACCATGAGGGAGCTCGTGAGGCAAACTGAGTACGTACAGAACAATTTCCACAAGGTGACGGTGCCATTTTTGACCGTTCATGGGACTTCTGATGGGGTCACTTGCCCGTCCGGCTCCAAAATGTTGTACGAGAAAGCTAGCAGTCAAGATAAAACCTTGAAGTTATACGATGGGATGTACCATTCGTTGATTCAAGGGGAGCCCGACGAGAGTGCAAACCTTGTGTTGGCTGACATGAGGGCTTGGATTGATGAGAGGGCTCAGAAGTACGGTCCAAAAGCAAAATGTAATGGATACTCGTAG